A stretch of Labrus mixtus chromosome 7, fLabMix1.1, whole genome shotgun sequence DNA encodes these proteins:
- the idh3b gene encoding isocitrate dehydrogenase [NAD] subunit beta, mitochondrial isoform X2 — MAAALRGSLVTLVKGLSSPRWQQLASRPLSVTAGLCGPEAPPARADATFKVTMVPGDGVGPELMTAVKDVFKAGDVPVEFEEFHLSEVQNMASEEKLEQVLTSMKTNKVAMKGKIHTPMEFKGELASYEMRLRRKLDLFANVVHVNSLPGYSTRHNNLDLVIIREQTEGEYSSLEHESVTGVIECLKIITREKSRRIAKFAFDYATKKGRNKVTAVHKANIMKLADGLFLQSCAEIAELYPKIKYENIIIDNCCMQLVQNPYQFDVLVMPNLYGNIIDNLAAGLVGGAGVVPGESYSAEYAVFETGARHPFAQAVGRNIANPTAMLLSAANMLRHLNLEYHSQMVSDAVKRVIKQGKVRTGDLGGYATSDEFTQAVIANLHA; from the exons ATGGCGGCCGCCTTGAGAGGAAGCTTGGTAACATTGGTCAAG GGCCTCAGCAGCCCTCGGTGGCAGCAGCTGGCCTCTCGACCACTGAGTGTGACTGCTGGTCTCTGTGGCCCAGAGGCCCCACCGGCCCGCGCCGATGCTACCTTCAAGGTCACGATGGTGCCGGGAGATGGAGTGGGACCTGAGCTCATGACTGCTGTCAAGGATGTGTTTAAG GCAGGAGATGTTCCAGTTGAATTCGAGGAGTTTCACCTGAGCGAGGTACAGAATATGGCTAGtgaggagaagctggagcaagTGTTGACCTCTATGAAGACCAACAAAGTGGCTATGAAAG GAAAGATCCACACACCCATGGAGTTCAAAGGGGAGCTGGCTTCATATGAGATGAGACTGAG GCGTAAACTGGACCTGTTTGCTAATGTGGTTCATGTGAACAGCCTGCCAGGGTACAGCACCCGCCATAACAACCTGGACCTGGTGATCATCCGCGAACAGACGGAGGGGGAGTACAGCTCCCTGGAGCACGAG AGCGTGACTGGTGTGATCGAATGTTTGAAGATCATCACTAGAGAGAAGTCACGCCGTATCGCAAAGTTCGCCTTCGATTACGCCACCAAAAAGGGTCGAAACAAGGTCACCGCTGTTCACAAGGCCAACATCAT GAAATTAGCTGATGGCCTGTTTCTCCAAAGCTGTGCGGAGATTGCGGAACTTTACCCCAAAATCAAATATGAGAACATAATCATTGATAACTGTTGCATGCAG CTGGTCCAGAACCCGTACCAGTTTGATGTGCTGGTGATGCCCAACCTCTACGGTAACATTATTGATAACCTGGCAGCAGGGCTCGTTGGAGGAGCCGGGGTTGTTCCTGGGGAGAGCTACAGTGCAGAGTACGCTGTGTTTGAGACA GGTGCACGTCATCCCTTTGCACAAGCTGTTGGAAGGAACATAGCAAATCCCACAGCCATGCTGCTCAGTGCTGCTAACATGCTCAGGCACCTAAA ccTGGAATATCACTCTCAGATGGTGTCAGATGCTGTCAAGAGGGTCATCAAACAGGGCAAG GTGCGCACAGGAGACCTCGGGGGCTATGCCACAAGCGACGAGTTCACCCAGGCCGTCATCGCTAACCTGCACGCATGA
- the idh3b gene encoding isocitrate dehydrogenase [NAD] subunit beta, mitochondrial isoform X1, which yields MAAALRGSLVTLVKGLSSPRWQQLASRPLSVTAGLCGPEAPPARADATFKVTMVPGDGVGPELMTAVKDVFKAGDVPVEFEEFHLSEVQNMASEEKLEQVLTSMKTNKVAMKGKIHTPMEFKGELASYEMRLRRKLDLFANVVHVNSLPGYSTRHNNLDLVIIREQTEGEYSSLEHESVTGVIECLKIITREKSRRIAKFAFDYATKKGRNKVTAVHKANIMKLADGLFLQSCAEIAELYPKIKYENIIIDNCCMQLVQNPYQFDVLVMPNLYGNIIDNLAAGLVGGAGVVPGESYSAEYAVFETGARHPFAQAVGRNIANPTAMLLSAANMLRHLNLEYHSQMVSDAVKRVIKQGKVRTRDLGGYCTTGDFVQAVVENLRHRPVR from the exons ATGGCGGCCGCCTTGAGAGGAAGCTTGGTAACATTGGTCAAG GGCCTCAGCAGCCCTCGGTGGCAGCAGCTGGCCTCTCGACCACTGAGTGTGACTGCTGGTCTCTGTGGCCCAGAGGCCCCACCGGCCCGCGCCGATGCTACCTTCAAGGTCACGATGGTGCCGGGAGATGGAGTGGGACCTGAGCTCATGACTGCTGTCAAGGATGTGTTTAAG GCAGGAGATGTTCCAGTTGAATTCGAGGAGTTTCACCTGAGCGAGGTACAGAATATGGCTAGtgaggagaagctggagcaagTGTTGACCTCTATGAAGACCAACAAAGTGGCTATGAAAG GAAAGATCCACACACCCATGGAGTTCAAAGGGGAGCTGGCTTCATATGAGATGAGACTGAG GCGTAAACTGGACCTGTTTGCTAATGTGGTTCATGTGAACAGCCTGCCAGGGTACAGCACCCGCCATAACAACCTGGACCTGGTGATCATCCGCGAACAGACGGAGGGGGAGTACAGCTCCCTGGAGCACGAG AGCGTGACTGGTGTGATCGAATGTTTGAAGATCATCACTAGAGAGAAGTCACGCCGTATCGCAAAGTTCGCCTTCGATTACGCCACCAAAAAGGGTCGAAACAAGGTCACCGCTGTTCACAAGGCCAACATCAT GAAATTAGCTGATGGCCTGTTTCTCCAAAGCTGTGCGGAGATTGCGGAACTTTACCCCAAAATCAAATATGAGAACATAATCATTGATAACTGTTGCATGCAG CTGGTCCAGAACCCGTACCAGTTTGATGTGCTGGTGATGCCCAACCTCTACGGTAACATTATTGATAACCTGGCAGCAGGGCTCGTTGGAGGAGCCGGGGTTGTTCCTGGGGAGAGCTACAGTGCAGAGTACGCTGTGTTTGAGACA GGTGCACGTCATCCCTTTGCACAAGCTGTTGGAAGGAACATAGCAAATCCCACAGCCATGCTGCTCAGTGCTGCTAACATGCTCAGGCACCTAAA ccTGGAATATCACTCTCAGATGGTGTCAGATGCTGTCAAGAGGGTCATCAAACAGGGCAAG GTCCGGACACGAGACCTCGGCGGTTATTGTACCACTGGCGACTTTGTGCAGGCTGTTGTGGAAAACCTGCGCCACCGACCTGTTCGCtaa
- the wdr1 gene encoding WD repeat-containing protein 1, which translates to MACELKHVFASLPQMERGVAKVIGGDPKGNNFLYTNGKCVIIRNIDNPAIADIYTEHAHTVNVAKYSPSGFYIASGDVTGKLRIWDTTQKEHILKNEFTPFSGPIKDIAWTGDSQRIALVGEGREKFGAAILWDSGNSVGDISGHSKIINSVDIKQNRPYRLATASDDTCGSFYEGPPFKFKNTKHDHSQFVNCVRFSPNGEHFVTAGADGKIFIYDGKSSDLISQLGGEKAHNGGIYAVSWSPDSSQLISASGDKTVKLWDVGAGTAVTTFSMGTDVSDQQLGCLWQKDHLLGISLTGYINYLDKNKPDRPIRVIKGHSKSIQCLTVHKSEGRPYIYSGSSDGHINIWDVDSGENDCFSGKGHSNQVSKLTFNDAEELVTCSMDDTLRYTDINKKEYSDVVKMDFQPKSVSVASGGLSLAVCIGQVVLLKDKKKVFTMDNLSYEPEVGAMHPGGTTAAVGGADGDIYLYSVQGNTLKDEGKTLKVKGTTTDMAYSKDGAYLAVIDEKKVATVFTVADGYSVKNEFYGHHAKPVCLAWSPDNEHFATGGMDMMVFVWTLSDSDKRIKLQDSHRLHHVSGLAWVDEHTLVTTSHDATVKQWTISF; encoded by the exons ATGGCTTGTGAACTGA AACATGTATTCGCCAGCCTCCCACAGATGGAGAGGGGAGTTGCAAAAGTGATTGGTGGCGATCCCAAAGGAAACAACTTCCTGTATACCAATGGGAAGTGTGTGATCATCAGGAACATTGAT AACCCAGCTATAGCAGACATTTACACCGAACATGCACATACTGTTAATGTTGCCAAGTATTCCCCGAGTGGATTCTATATTGCATCTGGAG atgTGACTGGAAAACTCCGTATCTGGGACACCACCCAGAAGGAGCACATTCTCAAGAATGAGTTTACCCCCTTTTCAGGCCCGATCAAGGACATTGCATGGACTGGAGATAGCCAGAGGATCGCTCTTGTTGGAGAGGGACGAGAGAA ATTTGGAGCAGCCATCCTTTGGGACTCTGGCAACTCAGTCGGTGACATTTCCGGACACAGCAAAATAATCAACAGCGTGGACATAAAGCAGAACCGCCCTTACCGCCTTGCCACCGCCAGTGATGACACCTGTGGGTCCTTCTACGAGGGGCCTCCCTTCaagttcaaaaacacaaaacat GACCACAGCCAGTTTGTCAACTGTGTCCGTTTTTCTCCAAATGGTGAACATTTCGTCACAGCTGGAGCCGATGGCAAG ATTTTCATATATGATGGAAAGAGCAGTGACCTGATCAGCCAGCTGGGTGGAGAGAAGGCCCACAACGGAGGAATCTATGCG GTCAGCTGGAGCCCTGACAGCTCCCAACTCATCTCTGCCTCAGGGGACAAGACGGTGAAACTCTGGGATGTGGGCGCAGGTACGGCCGTCACCACCTTCAGCATGGGCACCGATGTGTCAGACCAGCAGCTGGGCTGCCTGTGGCAGAAGGACCACCTCCTCGGCATCTCCCTGACAGGATACATCAACTACCTGGACAAGAACAAGCCTGACCGGCCCATACGTGTCATCAAG GGTCACAGCAAATCTATCCAGTGTCTGACGGTTCACAAAAGTGAAGGGCGACCATACATCTACTCGGGCAGTAGTGACGGACATATCAATATC TGGGATGTCGACTCTGGAGAGAACGACTGCTTCTCTGGGAAAGGCCACAGCAACCAGGTGAGCAAGCTGACCTTCAACGACGCTGAAGAGCTTGTGACATGCAGCATGGACGATACTCTGCGCTACACCGACATCAACAAGAAGGAGTACAG tgacGTGGTGAAAATGGATTTCCAGCCTAAAAGTGTGTCAGTAGCATCTGGGGGGCTTTCATTGGCTGTGTGCATCGGACAG GTTGTCTTGCTGAAGGATAAGAAGAAAGTCTTCACAATGGACAATCTCAGCTATGAACCCGAGGTCGGAGCCATGCACCCTGGGGGCACCACTGCTGCCGTGGGAGGAGCA gATGGGGATATCTATCTGTACTCGGTTCAGGGCAACACTCTGAAGGACGAGGGTAAAACTCTGAAGGTGAAAGGCACGACCACAGACATGGCTTACTCTAAAGATGGAGCCTATCTGGCTGTCATTGATGAGAAAAAGGTGGCCACAGTTTTTACTGTGGCTGACGGCTACTCA GTAAAAAATGAGTTTTACGGACACCATGCCAAACCAGTGTGCTTGGCCTGGTCACCTGACAATGAGCACTTTGCCACTGGTGGGATGGACATGATGGTGTTTGTCTGGACACTCAGTGATTCAGACAAGAGGATCAAGCTCCAAG actcCCACCGGTTGCACCATGTTAGCGGCCTGGCCTGGGTGGACGAGCACACTCTTGTCACCACCTCCCACGATGCCACCGTCAAACAGTGGACTATTTCATTCTGA